TGACTAACTAAATTTGCAGAAAGCGCGCACATACTTTGCATTAAACACTTTGGGTCTAAAAATACCTGATTTGCCTCTGGTTTGGATTTGATGTATATTAGAAGGAACTGTGTTAGATGTTGATGAAGTATCAGCAGGTACAGAAGCAATAGAAGTAGAAGTAACTGGAGTGAGTGATATACTGGAAGCATCAGTTGAAGCATCTATGTCAGAAGCACCATTTGTATAACTATGTCAGAAACAACAGAAGAAGTAGATGAAAGTGCTGAAGTTACAGCTGATGAATGAGATAACTCTGATGCTGAACCCTTGGATAAAATGGTGGAAGAAATAAATGCAGTAGGTTTCAAAGGAAAACCATTTTATTTGATGACCACATGTCTTGAGACATAAATTTTACTAGTCTTGATATCCAAACATTTGTAGCCTTTATGATGAGAACTGTAACCCAAAAATACACAGTGAATGCTTCTAGGTTGAAGTTTGTGAGAAGTATAAGGCCTGAGCCATGGAAAGCAAGATGAGACCCCAGTTACATCCAAAAACATGTCACGACCGTTGTCCCAATGATAAACTAAAATATTGACATGCCGTAAAGTTGCACCCTCATTAGACATGAAACCCAAAGAAATTTCTTTCCAGGCGGGGACCCCAGCGCGAAAATACATATCAGCAATGGTATCTCGAAGAAGGTCATGCCTAAATTTTAGTCCACCTCATGGGAACAATGCAAGGCATGGTCTCCATAAATATTGATGTTACGGTTGCAGAACAAACACTGTCTGCCCTTAGAAAAATGTGGGATACACAAACGATAGCATATGATAGACTAAATTGCCGTGCCCCCTACTCTCTGACTAAGGCCCTCGATAGGAAGAGCTTTAAGAAAGTCTTGAGCATGTCTGGAGTTATTACATTTCCATAGAGCACAATCACGTTGAGACATTGAAAATTTCGCCGACATGTTCTTCATAACAACCTCAAAATATTTAACCGCCAGTAACTTCATTTAATGGGGGGCGGTAAAATCGACACTGGTATCAAGGCACACACTAGAAAAAAAATGCACGACTCGTTGCAAACCAAGGTCCAAGCTTTGTAGACAATATTTTCGAAAGATAATGAACTGGAGAGGCTGAGTTTGAATAACAGACGCCAAATAACAATAATGAAAAGCATCATCCATAAAATACATACCCAAGCCACCATGTATGAGTGGAAGCGAGGCTAACAAATTTGCAACGGTCCCATACCTGATCAATCATTCACGACAACGTGATGTAGGTGCAAAGCAAGAGGTGAGAATCGAAAACATCTTGCACCTCCTTTAGGTACTCAGGTAAAGTAGTTCTCATAGAAAAGTAAAGCTTAGAAACCGCTGCGCAACTCCTCAACAAGTAAAAAGCTCACATTGAGGGTCATCAAGCTTTTTCACTGCATCCATAAGGACATTAGTCTTACGAACTCTTGACCGAATCAGATTGCTATGGAACTCTTGAACGAATCAGATTGCTTTTTCAATCCCCCCCCAAGCAATTTAACACCTTCGCTTGGTCTACTAACCCGAGGAGGGAAAGCATCACCGCCCCGAGAATCTGTAGAGGGCCAAAAATTCTCGGTCTTAGAGATGTTGAGATGAAGACCAAGCTTACTCCCCTCGGACCAGATGATGTTAAAAGTCTTGAAGACCATAAGAGTATCACCAATAATTGTCTCGTCATCTAAATACCAAGCTTGCAAATCCAATTGGCACTGATCGGCAATCTTTTTGGCCAAGGGATTCAAAGTGAGTGCAAATAGAATGGGGCCGAGTGGATCGCCTTACTGAACCCCCTGGGCCGACGACAAGATAAACTCACTGTCCTATAATCTATGAGGCTTAAGAGTAACAGAATTGCTTCCACAAGCAACATAGTCATAGTCTGAGATTTAACAACTCCATTATAGACGCAAAAGGGTCGTCCGCAGCTGCAACAGCCCATTGAGAGCGTCAAGATGTTGTACCTtttattgttttttgttttgttttgtgaaGCAATTTTTTATTGCCTGGTTAAAAGACAACAGGAAATACTCCTCTACCATTACGAAAAGTCTAAAACCAATCAAATTTGGCACAATCATAGATATACATGTCACCATTTGCAAGCAAAACACCGTTGAGACATGACATTTTTGACACTGAAAATAGGGAAGGAGGGTGTAATTCCCGGGTTAGGATCCAACTCTAACTGGTTGTGGGCAACCGGTGTAACGGGTTTCTTAAAACCGTCCGGAGAATCAGTTATATATAAGGTATGAGTTATCTCTTCTCTGGTTCTAAGTTGGAGATCTATCTAGGTTGCCGCCGTCTTCTTCCCCCTGAGTTCTAATAGAACTGAAAGAGGGGTTTAATTTCTTAGAACCAGCCAGATCGATTGACAAATGGGGCGCATCAGTTTTACTCTTATGGTATGTAGCATCTTAATCCCATcactgcttttttttttttgtttgtcaatTGAGCTCTAATGATGTAAAAAAAGGTTGTTTTTTTATTGTTAGTAATCACAATTATTTGGTTGTCTGTGATTTCTTATTCAAAATTGTGTATTTACTTGATTATTATGTAAATGGAACAGGACCTGCAGCAGATTAGTTATAGATTGCAAGGGAAGGGAAAACTGAAATTTAGATACGTTTTCATCAACAATAACAAAGGACGGAGACCACAAAGGATTAAGCACATCAGAGGTGGGAGCAGTAGTACTGGTGAGGCTAATATTACAAGTAATGTTTCTACTCTTTCTCTTGATTGTGATACAATAGCAATTGAGATACTTAGCAGACTCCCAGTGAAATCGCTTATGAGATTTAAATGTCTGTAAACATTGGCGTTCCTTAATTGAAGATGATGCAAAATTCATCGATTTACACTTAACCAGATCAAAAGAACGTCCAGGTCTATTCATGAATTTCCCAGTCAACCCCTGCACTTATTCTACCAAAGGAGTCAGTAAAGGGGAAGAATTGGTTTTGTTGTCGGCTGACTTATTTCAGGACAAGCCGGTTGCAGTTAACACCATGAGGAAGACAAATTCTTTGCATTATGATAAAGTTCTAGGACCTGTTAATGGTTTGATATGTTTCATTGATACTTCGGAATATGCTGTTCAGATATACAATGTGTGTACCAGAGAAGTAACACCGTGGATTAGTTCAGCAGTATTTATGGAAGAAAAGAGAATGACAAATTCTGGTAAGTATCTTGTTATAGGAGGAGCGAACTATCAATTTGGGTTTGACGCAATTACTAACGAGCACAAAGTTGTTTTCGGGTGGAGAATTCTCGATAGAGTCCCTTGTCAGGTTTGTGAGGTCTTGACCGTAGGAGACAATAAATGGAGAACTATTGATGAGGTACCACTGATTCAACTCGATGGACATGGAATTAACGTTCATGCGAATGGTTCCTTGTATTGGTATGTGCCGTATTGGAGGCGCAGTGGCCGTCCTGTGATAGAATTGAATGATGATCCTACGGAAGATTTTGCTGAATTCTTAGTAGTGTTTGATATCGGAAGTGAGAAGTTCAGAATGATCAAAATTCCTGGTACCCATTTCGACCTTTTTGGAAGCGTCAATGCTTTATTAGAAGTTGATGAGGGTATAGCTATATTGCGTAGGAATGATGACGGTTTCGAGATGTGGATATTTGATGATCGTGATAAGAAGGAGAATGGAACTACCACTAATTCTGTTAGTGACAAGCTTTGGTCCACTGCAGTGACTATCACATTGCCTTGCTATTTGTGCAGCGACCAACcattttatttccattccatttcTGGGACAGACCAGATAATCATAGAAACCAATACCGAAACATTGAGTAGACGAAAAAAATTCTATGAAGAGACGGGTGAAAAACGTATTGCGCTTACCTGGATTTATTCATACAATTGGAAAGAGAATACTATGGCGAAAATTGATATTCGTGCTATTTCCTCTGCAATTCCTTCTGAGTTTAATTGGGTTACTAAGCTATGTTCAACTTTTGTGGAAAGCCTTTTGACCGTTCGGAAGAAGCTGCATCACCATGGTACTCAGCCTCAGGAAACGTGAACAAGCTTTCATCCATTATTCCTAGTGATATGTTATAGAAAGCTTTGAAGGTAATCCATctttttttacaattttttttctcttagaATCCTCAAGGCGTAAATATTTTCATCCTGCTGTATAAGTATCTAAACTTTCTATGAAATTTATTGATCATTGAAATTAGTTCATAGGGGGATGAAATGATCACCCGTTCACTGTCTTCATGTCTGCATTCAGCTGGAAACTTTTGGCTGTGAATTCTTTTTAATCTTATAATGCATAAACCTCATATACCAAGGAATCCTCACAGATAATCACTCTCGCCAGTAGTACATTTGATTTGGTAAAAGCCTATTTATagttgcaaagaaaaaaaaaagagagggtaATAAAACAGTAGTAGTAAGTGGCCTCACATGGTTAAATTAGTAGTGTAACCCCTCCTGGTTTAACAGTGGCAACTGTAGGAAAACAccgcaaaaataaaaaaaacattagAATCCTCCAgatatgtactccctccgttcttttttaataggccagtttctataaataaaagtttaagccagtttcctaattgggaaagtcaaatgttattttaatttgggaccacttttctcttaacttcttttgatgataagtgtcatgtggaccacttcactttacttcttttgctacaAGTGTCATGagaaccactttcaatgattagttctcttaatttccttaaatttcgctaaaaacaaaactagcctattaaaaaagaacggagggagtaaaacaTAAGAGTTATGATGATAGTAATACTTATTAACACAAGTATAGGGTTATGTACATACTCGTGAAATAACCTCCAGTGCAGAAATCGTTGAAAGCGGAATTAAACAatgattgtctcatttcttcttcAGCTTCCGAACTAGTAGAATCATCATCACAAACAAATTGATCCGAATATTCCGATCCACTGCCAAGGGAGTAAGACTTGAACTCTCTCCACACTCCCAATTTTGAAGAGACCCACGCATGAGCTTCTGGTTCACCATTTTGATCGTCATCGAAACCCACCAATATGAAACAAGAATCAAGAGATCTCCTTTGCGCTTTATTCCAAGTAATCTTCCCCTTTTTTGTAATGTCATAAGATTTTTCGAAAAATTTCGGGAACATCTTGGCACAGGTTTCAATTCTGGGCCTTATCTCACCTCTGCTTTCGAAGTTAGAAACTTGAGTCTTCAAATACGTCACAAATTTGTAGTTCAAGCCTTCATCTCCGGCTTGTGCACAAACTaagtttttcccaattttatgaaCTTTGATGGACATATCTGTAACTGCACAAAAGTATTTGTATTTATGATTATACTTCAAAAACAACaattgaagaaagaaaacaaaaaacatttGAAATTTAATGTTGAATGTGGATCTctaactgaaacatataaatgaAGATTACTTACGAATCTCCTTGGTCAATGTATTAACGGTGCGGCCATCACCTCCCACTACAATCGCATCCTTAACAATATACATTTTGATGCTAGTCCCGTGACAGTGAGCGCCCCTACATATAAACAATCCAAAATCAAGCACCATTATATTGTAATTACGCACTCCATTATCCATAATGTCAATGCAACTTACCAAGTGGGATTAATGGGAAGCCCGTCTTCTTCTCGAAACAGACATCGGGGGATTGAAGATGGATAGGACGCAGCACTTGCATAGCCTTTACCTCCCTGAGAAGATCGCCCAACATTGTTCAATGCTGCACTCTTGATAAAATCCGTGGCTTTAGGTGATTGAGTAACAAGGAGCATATCACTCTCCTTCATCTGAACTCCCAACTCTACTGCAGCAACAGCCTACATTACACCCGGTgaaaaaaaataatgaacatTCCCTTCATATAATTTATGCAGCATATGAACCACTTGCTTAACTCTCAAATCtcacaaaaaaattaaacctagaATCCAACAATATAATGAACTCCTATAAAGGATCGATGAAttggagaaaccctaatttcataccTGTTCAGCAACAAACTCCGTCGAGAAAACACTGCTCCTAGCAACAATTTTCTTCGTATCCGGCTGTAAgagtattttcttcttcttgtcatcatcatcatcaccaccgccATTTGAATCGCATAAATCGTCCGGtaaataaacatcaaaaccaaAACAATTCGAATCCCCAACCAAATTCACACAAAGAAAGAATCAATTTGAAGTTACAAACTCCAAATCAATTACTTGTCAATTTAGGGGAAAATCAAGAATCAAAACATTGTTTCACCTTTTGATTTCATGATTCTTGTACTTGAAAACGAAATCTGAAACGCCGTTGCTACGGAGAATCGAAGAGAGACGAAGTGATTGATTTATCCCcctggtttttgttttctttgattcaTGGTGAGAGACGGAGGGAATCAAACGGAGGAGAGTCCTTTTAGGGTTCGTTGAAATGAGTTACTCCTATTATTATccctaattcttcttcttcttctaattcactcTCCAGTTTCCTCTTTCTTTTGAGTCTACCAACACAACATGAACAACCTGAGAGTATAAGTAGCAGCAACGGCGTGAAAAGAACGATTAGAGTTTTCGAGTTTGTTCACCTACACtgttgaggggagtgaaaattACTCTCTTTTATATCTGGCTGCTTTTCTATTTAATCAATGGAAAGATGAAGCTGAATGTTGTACACCTACGTTAAAGTAGGTTCAACCAcgtttgtttccttttctttgaaccGGTTCAAGAATTCACTGATTTCCCTTGTTCCAGAACGGGGGCAAAGTGGGAAAATGATCTCATTTTTTAAATATCTATTTATTCACACCCGACTGTTATTGTTATTCCctccaaatttcaaatttttcattagcTGACGTGGCGTCCAACATCTGACTCACATCTGATTGCCTCGAGTCAGATGTCACATATTTGTCTTCCTACTTTTCAGGGATCTGAGTCGGTAATGACTCTGACTCTTTGGAGTTGGATAGTGAAATTGGGGGTCAGTTTGTAATTAttcattttatatatttatttgtaGACCCCTAGTTGTTTTTTCTTGTTCCCGATTCCTGAGCTACGGAAACATACGACTCTCATCTTGTTTGTTTGGATCTGACTCGTGATCTGAAACTGACTGGACATCTGGTTTGGACAGGTTCGAATGTCTTAAAAGTTTGTTTTTTCAATTTGTTTAATGTCTGATCAAAAACCTGGCGCGACTTATGCATTTGACACGGAGTTATTTGAGTCGGATTTTATTTTATACCAACTCGCTGGGAAATTATCTAACTGAGTTCAAGCACGCTAAGTCGCTAACTCATTTAGTTTTTAAATCAACTTGGGATCAGTTTCATTTTTTGGTCAAATTTAATTTTTGAGCCAAATGAGTCGGATCAAGAAAGACTCGTTGAATCGGAACAAAACGAACAACCTAGCTTGGTATAACTCAAATTCACTACTTAATCTTTGAGTCAGTTTGGAGTAAGGTTGGATTTTCTAGTCAGATTCAATTTTTGAGTCGGATGGGAACAACTAGTGTAACTCGCGCTCTTTTCCAATCTGAAGCCTAGACTAAAGCCTACATGGATTTCCACGACTCAACTTTTAACGAAACAGCCAACTCAGTAGATATGTTAAAAAGGCTTGCTGGTACTTCCGGTATGTCTTAAAAGTAACAGTCAAGGGGGCACCGCGCCAGCTGTCATTTCCGGTATGTCTTAAAAGGAACACCGTGGTTGAAAGGCTTGTTGTTACTGGGTGCCCAGAGGATGTTATACGTACAACCAATTGTTAAGCCCGCCTATAGCAGTTTATTTAGAGgcacaaaataataaataaatgtaaATTGGAAATTATGGGTAGAAttggaaggaaaaaataaataaaatactcactccgtcccaaattagacgACCTAGTTAGTAAAATGAtctacaactaggtcatctaatttgggacagaGGGAggataaaaatgatttttgtttcatgtCCGGGAACAGTTATTCTTGCATATTAGTAGTAATAAGCTACATTAACTTCACCAGCAAATAAAGAATAACATAAACAAAGGCATTGACCAATGCACCAAGTAGAAGGCTGTCGCTCCGCTTTTAGTTGAACTGGCAAGTCAGATGTGTTCCTGCTATgcagaaaaaaaaattaacacaaaaatatTCAGCAGGAAAGAACATAGTGAACAAAGATGAAATCTGTGGTGCAGTTGACGTACGTCTCGTGACTCATGTTTCCTTGCTTCAGGCATGCCCACCATGGAGCTCTTACAGAGATGACAAAGATTCTCCTGAAAAAACCATGATAGTGTGTCAGAAAAAGTGAGGCAACTATTCGTTTGCATCATATAAACCAGAAAGTATACACCAAAAACTTAAAGACTATAGAGGATTATACGTCAATTTGTCCATGTTGTGTAAAACATGGAAAgagacaaggaaacatcatctAATGCAAACACAAAGGATTTAAATGACTTGAATTTACTCTCCGCATATCAAGTACAGGCATCACATACAAAGAGATTGAACCCCCAGAGTCGGCCACATTAATCAGCACCCAAGTAAATAACTCCTAGCACCACCTTGCCAAGTTGAATGATAATCGACCACAAATCTCAAGTTCTAACCCCCATCCCCCACCCCAAAAGAAAACCATAAGAAAGACGCAAACTAACTGTCTTAATATCTTCTAGTATAAAAGTTAAGCAACTACATAGAATCATATATTCCAGATAAAGGTGAGATAAAATGGATAGTAATATAACGATGATATTTATTGCTTCATTTAAAGACTAAAAGCTACGCTTGGAAGAGTTTTGCATCTTTATGATACTATAAGTTGAGTGTGACTGACAACAAGACCCAACTAGAGTACTGAACctacatcatgcttatgattccAAAAGGCTACAACAAGAATTAGTAATTCGAAAGGCACACCAAGTTAACTGACTAGAAGTGCCTGCCATAGAGAGATGGAACAAATTTTCCatactcaaaaaacaaaatcCAGGTTTCAGAAGTTTATATTTCTACTTGACTCCCTCACAACTATATATAGGAATAGAACTGCTATTCTAAGTGCATGTTGAGAAATCTGAGAATTTACATAGAGGAATTCTAACAAACAGTCAGATCGACAACAAGAATGATGATAAAAATTCCTCCTATAAAGTACAACCAACTTAGGTTCTAGAGATTGAGCTTGATGCTCACTATTTCAAATACCTCAGCTACATTCTGGAGATTGTTCTGCATAAAACATAATAGCCATTTGGAATCAAACTTTGCATCCAACTACCAACTGAGTTAACTAGGCCAACACTTCTAGCGCTCTTTGGTGGTGATACGGAAAATGAAATTAAAGGGTTATAAATAAGCAACCAACCTTTTCATGATAACAAAGAAAACTCAGCAAGTAATAGCACCATAAGTTTCACAAAAAATAGGCAATAAAGAAAGCCAAGGTCTAGCCAGATCTTGTAGAGCAGCTCATGAAATAGGGAGATCACCTTGAGGAAACAGAAACACTTGCCCAAAAAGGGAAATGAGTAAAATTGAAACCTTACATTTCAGCAAGGTCTCTGGTCAAGTGTACATTAATTTCAGCAAATATGACTCCATCAGCAACAAACTGTAATCATAATATATCATCCATaaaaaactcaatcaattaaCTTGGTTGTGGTTTATTTTGCAATGAATTGGAATACTTTCAACTACATTGCCGGGAAATGATGTTATTACCTCAGTAAAATTATAAGCAGAGTTGAACAGTGTTGGTAAAGCTCTTCCTGCCACATAAGATTCGATACAGTTGGAAGTTGGAACATCAAACACAGATATGTTTAGACTACTTCAACTACATGAACATGAGAAGAGACAGAGATTTTACCCATCAATTCGAGAAATGAACAGAGCTCAAGAGTGTATTTCCATAATTCATCATCACCAGAGGATCTACTTATTAGTCTGCTTCAGCAAAAACCAATCAATAATGAGATCCGAATCAATCAAACACAGAAAAAACTGAAATGAACAAAAGATATGACTAACCCTTGTTCTAAATCACATAGTTGCTAATCAACCCATCTTTCAAAATCAAGTTTAGACATTAAAGGGTTTTTCTTGGATGAAGTTGGAATTAGGGTTACTCATGGAGTTTGAGTTGACTGGTAATGTTTCTGTCGAGACGAGACGAGAACTGAGTGAGGACTGAGGATCATCAGATGAGAGGGTTTTCGTAGTTAGGTGGAGGCGGCGCTCCCTTGCTCTCTTaaggttaaaaattaaatttgtTGGAATGAATCAATTAGGTTTTCTTTTAGACAGAGGGGAGCAAGCACTGAGCCTAAGCCACATTTCGGGTTCCTGGCTAAGTCTAGGGTGGGAGAAAAACTAGCGACTACCCCGTTTGGCTAATGTCGGTCAGAAACTAATTTTCCGCCTGGTCAAAAGTCCACCCAAACTAGGATGGCGATGGGGCGGGTATGCCAATCCTAATTACTATCCCGTTCATAAAAATAGATACTCATACCGTCCCGTTACCCACATGAATTGGGACGGGGCGGGTATGGAGAATACCCGTATGGGGCAGGTTTCCCATGCGTTACTCGTAACACTATGTTAATACATAATTTATGTATAATCGAAACTTAATTATGagtcaaacaaaaataataatgcaTTCAAAAATTTTAAATTCAGAAATTCATCTTAAAgtgaaaaaaaagaatttttaaatgacttattagttttttTACTTTTCCCTTTCTCATTCTATCTCTGTGCATGTTAACCATTTTATTACCTGTATCATTTTGActattttaacttttagaaaATGTGTTTGATCACAACAAAGAAGAAGCGACAGTGATGAATATATAAGAACGattaagaatataataaatggaagaaagcttGACTAAG
This genomic interval from Papaver somniferum cultivar HN1 unplaced genomic scaffold, ASM357369v1 unplaced-scaffold_107, whole genome shotgun sequence contains the following:
- the LOC113328274 gene encoding uncharacterized protein LOC113328274 isoform X1, with amino-acid sequence MNFPVNPCTYSTKGVSKGEELVLLSADLFQDKPVAVNTMRKTNSLHYDKVLGPVNGLICFIDTSEYAVQIYNVCTREVTPWISSAVFMEEKRMTNSGKYLVIGGANYQFGFDAITNEHKVVFGWRILDRVPCQVCEVLTVGDNKWRTIDEVPLIQLDGHGINVHANGSLYWYVPYWRRSGRPVIELNDDPTEDFAEFLVVFDIGSEKFRMIKIPGTHFDLFGSVNALLEVDEGIAILRRNDDGFEMWIFDDRDKKENGTTTNSVSDKLWSTAVTITLPCYLCSDQPFYFHSISGTDQIIIETNTETLSRRKKFYEETGEKRIALTWIYSYNWKENTMAKIDIRAISSAIPSEFNWVTKLCSTFVESLLTVRKKLHHHGTQPQET
- the LOC113328274 gene encoding uncharacterized protein LOC113328274 isoform X2; amino-acid sequence: MEEKRMTNSGKYLVIGGANYQFGFDAITNEHKVVFGWRILDRVPCQVCEVLTVGDNKWRTIDEVPLIQLDGHGINVHANGSLYWYVPYWRRSGRPVIELNDDPTEDFAEFLVVFDIGSEKFRMIKIPGTHFDLFGSVNALLEVDEGIAILRRNDDGFEMWIFDDRDKKENGTTTNSVSDKLWSTAVTITLPCYLCSDQPFYFHSISGTDQIIIETNTETLSRRKKFYEETGEKRIALTWIYSYNWKENTMAKIDIRAISSAIPSEFNWVTKLCSTFVESLLTVRKKLHHHGTQPQET
- the LOC113328161 gene encoding uncharacterized protein LOC113328161 codes for the protein MGRALPTLFNSAYNFTEFVADGVIFAEINVHLTRDLAEMRIFVISVRAPWWACLKQGNMSHETNTSDLPVQLKAERQPSTWCIGQCLCLCYSLFAGEVNVAYYY